A window of Ardenticatena maritima contains these coding sequences:
- a CDS encoding co-chaperone GroES has translation MIIQPLHDRVLVRPIEREETLPSGIVLPETAKEKPMEGEVVAVGPGELLENGERRPLDVQVGDRVIYAKYAGTEIKDEEGNKYLLLRENDILAKVVLEKQPA, from the coding sequence ATGATCATCCAACCGTTGCACGACCGCGTTTTGGTGCGCCCGATTGAACGCGAAGAAACGTTGCCCAGCGGCATTGTGCTGCCTGAAACCGCCAAGGAAAAACCGATGGAAGGCGAAGTGGTGGCCGTTGGTCCGGGCGAATTGCTGGAAAACGGGGAACGCCGCCCGTTGGACGTGCAAGTTGGTGATCGCGTGATTTACGCCAAGTATGCCGGGACGGAAATCAAGGACGAAGAGGGCAACAAGTATCTCTTGCTGCGCGAAAACGACATCCTCGCCAAAGTGGTGCTTGAAAAACAACCTGCCTGA